In Acidobacteriota bacterium, a single genomic region encodes these proteins:
- the bcrD gene encoding benzoyl-CoA reductase subunit D, whose translation MCITAGIDVGSGAVKGVIMHCPAQGESDILAKVSARIRRRDMVQVVEEVWTTAIAESGVRRIHYVASTGEGEDIPFATGHFYGMTTHARGALYLEPRARAVLDVGALHSRAVAMDHRGKVLGYKMTSQCASGSGQFLENIARYLGVSQAEVGSLSLGAKSPEKVSSICAVLAETDVINMVSRGIATEDILRGIHESMAGRFARLLRSLEFDGAVFVSGGLSADEGLLGALRDELDRAAAKNGRKMEVTTHPLGIFAGALGAALWGAFRHRKIGGGEAAWTA comes from the coding sequence ATGTGCATCACCGCAGGTATCGATGTCGGCAGCGGCGCCGTCAAGGGCGTGATCATGCATTGTCCCGCGCAGGGCGAAAGCGACATCCTGGCCAAGGTCTCGGCGCGGATCCGGCGCCGGGACATGGTCCAGGTGGTGGAGGAGGTGTGGACCACGGCGATCGCCGAGTCGGGGGTCCGTCGCATCCACTACGTGGCCAGCACCGGTGAAGGGGAGGACATTCCCTTCGCCACCGGCCATTTCTACGGTATGACCACCCATGCCCGGGGCGCGCTCTACCTCGAGCCTCGGGCTCGGGCGGTGTTGGACGTGGGCGCGCTGCACTCCCGGGCGGTGGCGATGGATCATCGGGGCAAGGTGCTGGGCTACAAGATGACCAGCCAGTGCGCCTCGGGATCGGGGCAATTCCTCGAGAATATCGCGCGCTACCTCGGAGTCTCCCAGGCCGAAGTGGGTTCGCTTTCCCTCGGCGCCAAGTCCCCGGAGAAGGTTTCCTCCATCTGCGCGGTGCTGGCGGAGACCGACGTGATCAACATGGTCTCCCGGGGCATCGCCACGGAGGACATCTTGCGCGGCATTCATGAGAGCATGGCGGGACGTTTCGCCCGGCTGCTACGCTCGCTGGAATTCGACGGCGCGGTTTTCGTCAGTGGAGGCCTGTCGGCGGACGAAGGGCTGCTCGGTGCCCTGCGGGACGAACTGGACAGGGCGGCGGCCAAAAACGGCCGGAAGATGGAGGTCACGACCCACCCCCTGGGTATCTTCGCGGGAGCCCTGGGGGCAGCCTTGTGGGGCGCGTTCCGGCACCGGAAGATCGGTGGAGGAGAGGCGGCATGGACGGCGTGA
- a CDS encoding GNAT family N-acetyltransferase yields MDGVRENEEYLIRFLRAEDLPRLVKMDQAASGRNRRAWYEGKLRRALEESDVRISLGAEVDGVLVGALMGSVQYGEFGQPEPVAILDTVLVDRSFGRRGIATAMLGQLLQNLRGLRLATLRTELAWDELDLLAFFGKSGFRPVPRLVLEKNVMQEGEE; encoded by the coding sequence ATGGACGGCGTGAGGGAAAACGAGGAGTACTTGATTCGCTTCTTGCGGGCCGAGGACCTGCCGCGGCTGGTGAAGATGGACCAGGCCGCCAGCGGCCGCAACCGTCGGGCCTGGTACGAAGGCAAGCTGCGCCGGGCCCTCGAAGAGTCCGATGTGCGGATTTCCCTGGGAGCCGAGGTGGACGGCGTCCTGGTCGGTGCCCTGATGGGCTCGGTACAATACGGCGAGTTCGGACAGCCGGAGCCGGTGGCGATCCTCGACACGGTACTCGTCGACCGGAGCTTCGGCAGGCGAGGCATAGCCACGGCCATGCTCGGCCAGCTGCTGCAGAACCTGCGGGGGTTGCGCCTGGCCACCTTGCGCACCGAGCTGGCCTGGGACGAACTGGACCTGTTGGCCTTTTTCGGCAAGTCGGGTTTCCGCCCCGTGCCTCGCCTGGTGCTCGAGAAGAACGTGATGCAGGAAGGGGAGGAGTGA